A single genomic interval of Eurosta solidaginis isolate ZX-2024a chromosome 3, ASM4086904v1, whole genome shotgun sequence harbors:
- the mim gene encoding bromodomain-containing protein DDB_G0280777 isoform X6: MDLTLERENSALGSLFQQIINDLKNTSPLWEDFLTKATKLHQCLRAAIQAIAAYLDAFQKIADAATNSRGASKEIGTALTRVCLRHKAVESRLKTFTTAIMDCLVQPLQEKLEDWKRTVITIDKEHAKEYKRCRNELKKRSSDTLRLQKKARKGQSDTIQSLMDTHMQDVTLRRAELEDVEKKSLRSAMIEERLRYCTFVHMLQPVVKEECEVMSELGHLQEAMDSIAIVTKDPSILPQASEELIHDTKATMTLYPESPGGGSGSQGGCSNSLGSRKSSVCSISSMNSSGSSNSPGHHHYQRSLSQLISPAIRLKPGESSDSGFCSSPALTTQASTATSQSHAVSTWPPHCQDAVPVLPPAADRPHTISTAYEKGHQRPPLTVYTFQNPETILEGSGSIPGTPNGASSGANSGANTPSTQQKSLTGSLSRPPLPVRCSSLERPLPANNNRSTNNLLQRQCPSPIPAHITKELTAHHAQQQHIQQQQQQQQHLQQLSSPPTYVNMSELANMAAQKITANPQQQQRPVADLQQQHSIDSISSQFSNDSNASSGHHQTHEHQQQQQTAFADTNSVSKPRSHSVSSSSASSNTPSLHSHPSIESGTVTAPLVGQTPTPSSGSSTPQNHYSPLLTNSPSSTAAGTPSGGSMTSGMMSGFVYNVNSPTPPQSGTTSIDSDVLKITEIAGDHPINMPPTKEINSQLQQQELNNPNNASMGNITNDSQNIPTEITAQITTNTTNNKTFNEFDTESSNIVENDERSRASVLQKASMFEKQAAAAAAPTPIVVTGRSQTDAIYGTRRNAEDLHRATSTPANHYQQPPQQQHEQHSDQQDVDKSFEDSIQELNNLIGELDSFQREIDASKRPTSAGTPTTAANNIDNNYGELPYASTNTGDGSADVVDCKTRATSAQTTTLSESVNSVTSMPLTIICPSRPPKSPQCASNQTSGCGTDISDATSDEIAADIAALSINNENQNISISIRDSCSTENNLNNGRRTLQQYNSDTELSRCYVSETSSLAGGYENPTFAHFATAVSSSSIAASSGVDESSPDVGSVLGDSRSLMAVSSTTGDDSVSHTSDTNHQQQQWDHDSDCGSNVVVIYDHQIPITPDIDYVKQNSEIVVLRTKDPLQQKMARQEMRELTQLPVSICMSLDVGHAPGVALSSSSLSCSVPTSPPHTATVAPAKQRLSSFRASSEQQLQLIGCRESMNSSGSELSLSRTPHQYAAAYSGTQNAQEENKGGNRKVVERPSAYNNSDTIICRKAVLPPKPSLSIFNGQMAAINLLEANISAACKIKSKSSSNNNSGNSCEAVAERLLGAAPAPPPPLKTKANFKADLDAKIRKQKLKLQLQHEQQQHQQLMQQKQKLLVEQQQLQQQHSPQSVASNTTNTPPIYLSNHNHSNNNNSNSKNTNITNTTNTTSTPNGSRNNSSASSSNTNNSSSNNNCNAITLTKRNGSAHIPNLIATKIMNATASASSYASPSNHMVSAVKAASSSAPSHPNASSASAQLVYQNGGVTRIARRSSVNTAKPPPPVRRSSSVTPSHNATSTGTSPTPQQNQYQQTQDQIHQQPSHNSQYDMVDTLPPPPAYLLDSRPSQSTPTPPPPSAIAGMAMPNSSLKVAETVKALSAMRHKPASPNSIRHMQQQQQYNQLHNQQQLQLQQHTTLQPLHYDAYSYYNPYVEVKTQLSALTKMPFTNAAKADDAYPTLPLTRIYRCDGIQPTKPQLLQQQHATQQLQDAHGNKGNSLRTTPIKGVGQQTVSPSYTSPPPYDFQHNKIELPPPLPPPNPNQQRSRKQQQQQQVAADHQHTTTQITTTQITTTQQYDSQQQNRQYEELYDYLPSQQHLPASLKQQYKHQEQQQQQQQHLNLINDALTDHENEPPISYSDNGSFRTSSPGIYAQPKIVTSMSSFRSASPAANEHHNQHHHVIPPTQPKTNPNLIAQLSARLNKQNQQQQQHNSTSEGTYGSTPNSPNHHNHQHHQSEPEKFRNYTHPHQQQHQQQQQQQTSATNALAQQQQNYDAAQPSKHQQTGVAARHCITPTQSQQQQHHRELHHSCPPPLENPPPPPNSTTTVYAVTANAGSTTMPKNVSRGGGGNAATYAPPSGTMTLPKNLAQQRLQQQQHYQQQQQQQQQHFQQQQQHYQQQQYHHPTVTGANSGGQQHSQTASGNQRSQMPLPHHHQQQQQQMTYKQKSATLQSNHRQPPVPTRHSSVQQKIFVATNPFIQTTAIHCHSPASVQSQPASPTCSSPSSLASIYGTSSRHHHHHQQQQQQQQHQISAGSYGNGGGSGGNGGGHGYYAAPHNSTSYASSNIEKAGSIRSKTKAEFLENLNAKLAKQGLSGRAFAVRNLINSKALPDPRICHESLMDQIKRGATLKRNQKINDRSAPKIL; this comes from the exons GAAAAATTAGAAGACTGGAAGCGCACAGTGATTACTATCGACAAAGAGCATGCCAAAGAGTATAAACGCTGTCGCAACGAACTTAAAAAACGTTCCAGCGACACGCTGCGTTTACAAAAGAAAGCGCGCAAAGGTCAATCGGACACAATACAATCGCTCATGGATACTCATATGCAAGATGTGACACTGCGACGAGCTGAGTTGGAAGATGTCGAAAAGAAATCGTTACGTTCAGCTATGATTGAAGAACGTTTGCGATATTGCACCTTTGTGCATATGCTACAGCCAGTGGTGAAAGAGGAATGCGAAGTGATGTCAGAGTTGGGGCATTTGCAA gAGGCAATGGATTCTATTGCTATTGTAACCAAAGATCCCAGCATATTGCCACAAGCATCTGAGGAACTCATACATGATACAAAAGCAACAATGACGCTATACCCGGAGTCGCCGGGTGGTGGTTCAGGTTCACAAGGTGGTTGCTCCAATTCGTTGGGCTCACGTAAAAGTTCCGTTTGTTCCATTAGCTCTATGAATAGCAGTGGTTCAAGCAATTCACCCGGTCACCATCATTATCAACGCTCACTATCCCAG CTTATTTCGCCTGCAATACGCTTGAAACCTGGTGAATCCAGTGATAGTGGCTTTTGCTCATCTCCAGCGCTAACCACACAG GCTTCCACTGCCACTAGTCAATCGCACGCTGTTTCCACTTGGCCTCCACATTGTCAAGATGCTGTTCCTGTATTGCCACCTGCCGCTGATCGCCCTCatacaatttccaccgcctatgAGAAGGGCCATCAACGACCACCACTCACCGTATATACGTTCCAGAATCCGGAGACTATTTTAGAAGGCAGCGGTAGTATACCGGGCACACCTAATGGCGCAAGTAGTGGTGCTAATTCTGGAGCCAATACGCCATCTACACAACAAAAATCCTTAACCGGCTCGCTGAGTAGGCCACCTTTACCAGTG CGTTGCTCCTCATTAGAACGTCCACTTCCGGCCAACAATAATCGCAGCACCAACAATCTCTTACAACGCCAGTGTCCCTCACCAATACCGGCGCACATTACAAAAG AGTTAACAGCGCATCACGCCCAACAACAACAtatacagcagcagcaacaacaacaacaacatctacaaCAATTATCATCACCACCAACATATGTCAATATGTCTGAGTTAGCTAATATGGCAGCGCAAAAAATTACCGCCaatccacaacaacaacagcggccAGTTGCTGATCTACAACAACAGCACTCGATAGATTCCATTTCCTCCCAGTTCTCTAACGATTCGAATGCTTCCTCTGGGCATCATCAAACGCATGAacaccaacagcaacaacaaactgCATTTGCTGATACTAATAGCGTCAGCAAGCCACGTTCACATTCCGTATCCTCATCGTCAGCTTCTTCAAATACGCCATCGTTACATTCACATCCCTCCATAGAATCTGGTACAGTGACAGCACCACTTGTCGGCCAAACACCTACACCATCGAGTGGCAGTTCTACACCGCAAAATCATTACTCACCGTtattgacaaattcaccatcatCAACAGCGGCTGGTACACCAAGTGGCGGTAGCATGACAAGCGGTATGATGAGCGGTTTTGTGTATAATGTCAATTCACCAACCCCACCCCAAAGTGGTACAACGTCAATTGATAGTGATGTCTTAAAAATTACTGAAATCGCTGGTGATCATCCCATAAATATGCCGCCCACTAAAGAAATTAATtcacaactacaacaacaagaactaaACAATCCCAATAACGCTTCAATGGGAAATATAACCAACGACTCCCAAAATATACCCACCGAAATAACTGCTCAAATAACTACAAATACCACCAACAATAAAACTTTCAATGAGTTTGATACAGAATCTTCTAATATAGTTGAAAATGATGAAAGGTCGCGAGCTTCTGTGTTACAAAAGGcttccatgttcgaaaaacaaGCTGCCGCTGCTGCTGCACCTACGCCGATTGTTGTAACTGGACGTTCACAGACTGATGCTATATATGGTACCCGACGAAATGCAGAAGATCTTCATCGTGCAACAAGCACGCCGGCAAATCATTATCAGCagccaccacaacaacaacatgaacaaCACTCGGACCAGCAAGATGTGG atAAAAGTTTTGAAGATTCGATACaagaattaaataatttaattggCGAATTAGACTCGTTTCAACGCGAAATCGATGCAAGCAAACGTCCAACATCAGCTGGTACGCCAACAACAGCAGCTAACAATATTGACAATAATTATGGTGAACTACCCTACGCTTCGACCAACACAGGTGACGGGAGTGCAGACGTAGTCGATTGCAAAACAAGAGCAACAAGCGCACAAACAACAACACTATCTGAAAGTGTTAATAGTGTCACATCTATGCCTCTAACTATAATTTGCCCATCACGTCCACCCAAATCACCACAATGTGCCAGCAATCAAACCAGTGGCTGTGGCACTGATATCTCCGATGCAACCTCCGATGAAATAGCTGCTGATATAGCAGCCTTATCAATTAACAACGAAAACCAAAACATCAGCATTAGCATTAGAGATAGCTGCAGCACTGAAAATAATCTAAATAATGGGCGGCGTACACTACAGCAATACAATTCCGATACAGAGCTGAGTCGTTGCTATGTAAGCGAAACGAGTTCGCTAGCGGGCGGCTACGAGAATCCAACATTTGCACATTTTGCCACAGCGGTGTCATCATCATCGATAGCCGCCTCATCGGGCGTGGATGAATCCAGCCCCGATGTTGGCAGCGTTCTTGGTGATAGTCGCTCGCTGATGGCAGTGTCGTCAACGACGGGTGATGATAGCGTGTCGCATACCTCTGACACAAATCACCAGCAACAGCAATGGGACCATGACAGCGATTGTGGAAGTAATGTTGTTGTCATCTATGATCATCAGATACCCATAACACCGGATATTGATTATGTTAAACAAAATTCCGAAATTGTAGTATTACGCACAAAGGATCCACTGCAGCAAAAGATGGCGCGCCAAGAGATGCGCGAGCTTACGCAATTACCAGTTAGTATTTGTATGTCACTTGATGTTGGACATGCGCCAGGCGTGGCATTGTCATCGTCGTCGTTGTCATGTTCGGTACCAACCTCGCCGCCGCACACCGCGACCGTAGCGCCTGCCAAACAACGACTCTCCTCGTTTCGTGCGTCGAGTGAACAACAATTACAGCTGATCGGTTGCAGAGAGTCGATGAATAGTAGCGGCAGCGAATTATCACTTTCACGCACGCCACATCAGTATGCAGCAGCATATTCAGGTACGCAAAATGCACAAGAAGAGAATAAGGGAGGTAATAGAAAAGTGGTGGAAAGACCGAGTGCATACAACAACAGTGATACCATAATTTGTCGTAAAGCAGTGTTGCCACCAAAACCAAGCTTAAGTATTTTCAATGGCCAAATGGCGGCAATTAATTTGTTAGAGGCTAATATCTCCGCAGCGTGTAAGATTAAGAGTAAAAgtagtagtaataataatagcGGTAATAGTTGTGAGGCGGTGGCGGAGCGTTTATTGGGTGCAGCTCCAGCACCACCGCCACCTCTCAAGACGAAGGCTAATTTCAAAGCCGATTTAGATGCGAAAATTcgtaagcaaaaattaaaattgcaaTTACAACACGAACAGCAGCAACATCAGCAGCTaatgcaacaaaagcaaaaattgttagtagaacaacaacaattacaacaacaacattcacctCAGTCAGTCGCTAGTAACACAACAAATACTCCTCCAATATATCTTAGCAACCACAATCATAGTAATAATAacaattccaattccaaaaacacCAACATTACAAATACAACCAACACCACTAGCACACCAAACGGAAGTCGAAATAACAGCAGTGCCAGCAGCAGCAACACCAACAATTCTAGCAGCAACAATAATTGTAATGCGATTACATTAACTAAGCGCAATGGTAGCGCGCATATTCCAAATTTAATAGCAACAAAAATTATGAATGCTACTGCATCCGCATCCTCATATGCATCCCCATCAAATCATATGGTATCTGCAGTGAAAGCTGCCTCATCATCAGCACCATCCCATCCAAATGCATCATCCGCATCTGCTCAGCTTGTGTATCAAAATG GAGGCGTAACTCGTATAGCTCGTCGTTCATCTGTGAATACCGCCAAGCCGCCACCGCCAGTGCGTCGCAGCTCATCGGTGACACCGAGTCACAATGCCACAAGCACCGGG ACTTCACCAACGCCACAACAAAATCAATACCAACAAACTCAAGACCAGATCCATCAACAGCCATCACATAACTCCCAATATGATATGGTTGATACGCTGCCACCCCCGCCCGCTTATCTGCTAGATTCGCGACCATCACAATCGACGCCCACTCCCCCTCCACCATCGGCTATTGCAGGAATGGCAATGCCAAATTCTTCATTAAAAGTTGCTGAAACGGTAAAAGCACTGTCGGCTATGCGTCATAAGCCAGCTTCACCCAATTCGATTAGACACatgcaacagcagcaacaatacAACCAACTCCACAACCAACAACAACTTCAGTTGCAGCAACATACGACGTTGCAG CCGCTTCATTATGATGCTTATTCCTACTACAATCCGTATGTAGAGGTTAAAACTCAATTAAGCGCCTTGACAAAAATGCCATTTACTAATGCTGCTAAAGCCGATGATGCTTATCCAACTTTGCCATTAACACGAATTTATCGTTGTGATGGCATTCAGCCAACAAAACCACAACTTTTACAGCAACAACATGCAACGCAACAACTGCAGGATGCCCATGGCAATAAAGGTAATTCGTTACGAACAACGCCTATAAAGGGAGTAGGCCAACAGACAGTGTCACCTTCATACACCTCACCACCACCTTATGATTTCCAACATAACAAAATAGAATTGCCACCTCCTTTACCACCACCCAATCCTAATCAGCAACGTTCGcgtaaacagcaacaacaacaacaggttgcAGCTGATCATCAACACACAACAACACAGATTACAACAACACAGATTACAACAACACAACAATATGATAGCCAACAACAAAATCGACAATATGAAGAACTTTACGATTACTTGCCGTCACAGCAGCATCTTCCAGCATCTCTTAAACAACAATACAAAcatcaagaacaacaacaacagcaacagcagcatCTTAATTTAATAAATGATGCTCTTACCGATCATGAAAATGAGCCACCGATTTCTTATAGCGATAATGGT TCATTCCGCACATCATCGCCTGGCATTTATGCACAACCAAAAATTGTCACGAGCATGTCAAGCTTCCGTTCGGCAAGTCCCGCTGCGAATGAGCATCATAATCAACATCATCATGTTATACCGCCAACACAACCGAAAACTAACCCGAATCTAATCGCACAGCTTAGTGCACGACTGAATAaacaaaatcaacaacaacaacagcataacAGTACAAGCGAAGGTACTTATGGATCAACACCAAATTCACCAAATCATCATAATCATCAACATCATCAAAGTGAGCCAGAGAAATTTAGAAATTACACCCATCCACatcagcaacaacaccagcagcaacaacaacaacaaacgtcaGCCACAAACGCATTGGCGCAACAGCAGCAAAACTATGACG CTGCTCAGCCATCAAAGCATCAACAGACTGGCGTTGCGGCTAGGCACTGTATTACACCAAcgcaatcacaacaacaacaacatcatcgcGAGCTGCATCATAGCTGCCCGCCCCCGCTTGAAAATCCACCACCACCACCCAATAGCACAACAACGGTTTACGCTGTAACTGCCAATGCCGGCTCGACAACAATGCCAAAAAATGTGTCTCGTGGAGGAGGTGGAAACGCCGCTACATATGCTCCACCATCGGGCACGATGACTTTACCTAAGAATCTCGCACAACAGCGTTTACAGCAGCAGCAAcactatcaacaacaacaacagcagcaacagcaacactttcaacaacagcagcaacactACCAACAACAGCAATATCATCACCCAACTGTCACTGGAGCAAACTCAGGCGGTCAACAACATTCCCAAACAGCTAGTGGTAATCAGCGCTCTCAAATGCCACTGCCACaccatcatcaacaacaacaacagcagatgaCTTACAAACAAAAGTCGGCTACATTACAAAGTAATCACCGACAGCCGCCAGTACCAACGCGTCACTCCAGCGTGCAACAAAAGATATTTGTAGCCACCAATCCTTTTATTCAAACCACGGCCATACATTGTCACTCGCCAGCGTCGGTACAATCGCAACCGGCATCGCCCACCTGTTCATCTCCATCCTCGTTGGCTAGTATTTATGGTACCAGCTcacgtcatcatcatcatcatcagcagcagcaacaacaacagcagcatcaaATCAGTGCAGGCAGTTATGGCAATGGCGGCGGATCCGGAGGCAATGGTGGTGGTCATGGTTATTATGCCGCCCCGCACAATTCAA